The genomic region aaactttttgtattattaatgtaaaattaaagtgTTTCTTGACTTGTTTGAGAATGATGTTGTGATGTTAtggaaataataaagattaccgaatcaaatttatttaattctgactttttttaaaaaagaaaactgcaaaattaaaaaatgacatttaaaaagTAACCTCGAAATCGAAATGTCATATTTGACAGTTAATTCTTTatcctttttaaaatgtagttttaaaatataaaaagaaactttttgtattattaatgtAAAGCGTTTCTTGCGTTGTATGAGGATAAAAAGggaaaattcaagaatcatcatgtggcttaaaaatcgacgatttttttattttttaatcattgtgAAATTGTTTTCGATACGTAACGACtacctgtcgttagatagacTGTGTGTCAATAGACTCTGTGTTAatacaagaactaacactagacctagaactagaaacattcgggattagccgcacgtctctaaaaacggctaaacccgaatgattctagttctaggtcttgtgttagttctaatgataaagTAATATTGCTTGTAAAAGACCAAATACTGCCGCCAGAAGACGAAAAACTGCTTGtggaagacaaatactacctctacaatactaaaaaatgcttgcagaagatagaCATTGTCTATAAAAGGTTAGGTATTGCTACCAACAGACTAGAAATTGGttgcagaatactaatattgcttgtagaagactaaatactgtcgacaaaagactaaaaactccTTGTGGAAGACAAATACTATCTCtataatactaaaaaatgcTTGCAGAAGATAGTCATTGTCTATAAAAGGCTAGATACTGCTACCAATATACTAGAAATTGGttgcagaatactaatattacttgtagaagactaaatactgccgacagaagactaaaaactccttgcggaagacaaatactacctctataatactaaaaaatgcTTGCAGAAGATAGTCATTATCTATAAAAGGCTAGATACTGCTACCAATATACTAGAAATTGGTTGCAGGATACTAATgttgcttgtagaagactaaatactgtcgACAAAAGACTTAAAACTCCTTGtggaagacaaatactacctctacaatactaaaaaatgcttgcagaagatagaCATTGTCTATAAAAGGCTAGATACTGCTACCAACAGACTAGAAATTGGttgcagaatactaatattacttgtagaagactaaatactgccgacagaagactaaaaactccttgcggaagacaaatactacctctataatactaaaaaatgcttgcagaagatagaCATTGTCTATAAAAGGTTAGGTATTGCTACCAACAGACTAGAAATTGGttgcagaatactaatattgcttgtagaagactaaatactgtcgACAAAAGACTTAAAACTCCTTGtggaagacaaatactacctctacaatactaaaaaatgcttgcagaagatagaCATTGTCTATAAAAGGTTAGGTATTGCTACCAACAGACTAGGAATTGGttgcagaatactaatattgcttgtagaagactaaatactgtcgACAAAAGACTTAAAACTCCTTGtggaagacaaatactacctctacaatactaaaaaatgcttgcagaagatagaCATTGTCTATAAAAGGCTAGATACTGCTACCAATATACTAGAAATTGGttgcagaatactaatattgcttgtagaagactaaatactaccGACAGAATACTAAAAACTCTTTGCAGAAGACAAATACTACTCAtacaatactaaaaaatgcTTGCAGAAGATAAATATTGTCTATAGAATATAGACGATCTAGAATCTAGCTTTCTTCAAGCAATTAGTAGTCtttccaacaatatttagcATTCTGAAAGTAGTTAATAGTCTTTTGAAAATAGTATCTTGTCTTTCCAAGCAAATAATAGTTTCTCCCAGCAGTACttagtcttctccaagcagaTCGTAATCTTTTCCACTAGTATCTAGCTTTCTGGCAGCATTAGGTAGCTTTTTGGGAAGCATATTTCTTCTCTCCAAGCAGTTATTAAAGTCATTGAAAGTAATAAATGGTCTGGGAAGCAGTATTCCGCCTGTCCAAGTAGGTCAAAACCTTTAACAGCAGTGTTTAGCGTTCTGGAAGCAATTTCCAAGTAAGTTGTGGTCTTTTTCTGCTGTATCTAgcattttagaagcagtaggtaactttttgaaatagcATTTCCTCCTTCCAAGCTGTTTTTAGTCTTTtattagcagtatttagtcttctgatagcaataattagtcttttgccaacaGTATTTAGCattgaggttaaaaaaaaattgttgatttttaagcgacatgataattcttgaattatatcgagaaaataatgttgtgatgttaaaaataacaaagattaccgaataaaaacgtttttaatcaaaaatataaccctttatcattaaaacttaattcttAAAGTTTTTCTCTTAATTTAGCACTATCCATCCTCCCCATCAACAACCCCCAAGCTTTATCAACCTGTTGCCTTGTATACTCAACCTCCCATAACGTACAAAACACCACATGACTCGCTTTTACATAATCTCGATTCGACATTTGGGCGTCCAATCGACTTTTTGCCTCATCAACTGATAAATTATTACGAGATTGCAACCTTTTTATCGCTTCatcttttggaacaatagtcgTCCAAATCTTAAAACCCAACAATTTAATcaacgaatttaattaatttaaaaaattacctcATCGCAACAATCCGTCCATCCAGCCGCCAATAACACAGCAGcttcaacaacaacaacttGACTATTCGACGTTTGAATCTTTTTAATCACTTCCGCTTTGATCGCCGGCCATAAtatcgaatttaatttatttaattccgacttttttttaattaaaaagaaaattgcaaaattaaaaaatgacatttaaaaaaataacctcaaaattaacaaatcgAAATGTCATATTTGACAGTTGGTAATGTTTTACCTCAAAATTGACATAACctcgaaatgtaaaatttgacagttctttttaaaatgtgattttaaaatataaaattatttcttgccTTGTTTGAGAAGACGATTCCACctaaaatttttcgatttatttcgCCTGTCTctgttaaaattgatttaccAAAGGtctcgattaatttttgatagcAAAGTTCTCCCGGTTTGTATAAAGAATGAGCTAATAAGTCGCAATTAATCGTCATTGCGCCTAatgtttgtaaataatttgaaacgCCCGATTTTCCGCTTGCGATTCctcctaaaattgttattaaataactttaaattgtttaattaaaataataaaattaccgGTTAATCCTATAACATAAGGACCTTTGggataaatcattttattttcgaCCGGTTTTAATAAAGTCCCTAAAATTCTCATTCGAGACGTGCTAGAACTAATTTTGGTTTCTTCGTTTTTCGATGGATGTGGTTCGTCGATTAATTTAACGCAAAAAACGTCGAGgggttttaatttatttgataatcttactaaaaaaaaattttttaaataaataaatttaattaattaattggattAAATCAACCTTCATTAACTTTCTTCCCCCCTTTCATTGTTTCCTCACTCACAATTAATAACTCCATggtgttatcattttttgttgGCCCCATTGGGTCAGAAATTGGCACAACATTCGTTTCTAATTCACCATTAATATCcatcaaaaaatcttttacaacttCAATCCGTTTTTGTAAAGGCTCTACTAATTCTGATAATAATTTCCCTTCAAGCATTTTATCATCAGTTACTCCAAcggttatttttgaatttgttctTAAAGCTGCTTCagttaaaagtaatttatgaGCGATGTGGAGCCGGTCGAATGTTCCTCCAAGTACTGTATGTTTATAAATCTTCAAAGATTCATTGTTAACAGATTCCGGTTCAAATTCGCCTGAATCAATCGTTAAAATCccacattttgaggttatgttatttattttctttttaataaatgcgtcaatatcttCTTTTTGGTGCGGTTTATCGAAAATAACTAAATCAACCGGGCGTTGGGTGTTTATACtcgttaaattattatattttaaccCAGATAATAAAACTCTGACGTCTAATTCTtcacaaaaatatgcaaccttaaatttatttaaattaaattggtaAATTTGATAATCGATTTTTACCTGTGAGTATATCCCGTTTATGGTTTTACTAAATTTTGGGGACGACGTGTAAATATTCGGTTGAAAACTTCCAAAAGGTTCTTGAAGTGCCGATAAGAGTTGAATATACAAAGTGTTATTAACATGCGTTTTTATCGTCGCTAGAACTTTTCCGATGTGTTTCGGGTTCGAAACTATTAACAACCCCGTTTTTACAATCATATCTTTTATGTTTACGACGAAATTGTGCTTAAAATTCGGCAAGAATCTTGTTCTGTCATTTGTGAttaagtgaggttatgttttataataattaggTTAAAAGTCGAGTTTAAAGTTCAATTATGTAAGTAATTATCGTGTAAAATGTAAATACAACGATCTTAGtcgcattatttttattaattaagatggttaaaaaaattgggatgaaaaattattataaacataaccttaaaaaaatgttttctaatttttaagtaaaatcgATGAAAATACCAaagtaatttctttatttaaatataatttttaatatcaattatctaattagtaatttaaaactatgcaataccctttttttaattgtttagcCACACCAAGGGATGTTaattaaacagtttaaaaCTTCTGTATGTATACGTTTTTCTTCATATTTACTTTTTACGGTTCCCAATTATCTTATCGTTTTTGATTTCTTCCGTTAAACTTTTTAAGTTACAAAATCTATTAAGGCATTAATGTagatcgattttttttttgtggttataaaaatagaacttCTATTCGGAAATAGGTCGAATTTCGTTGCGAATTGGTGTCGATAACGTTTAGATTGGAAAATTTGGGGTAATCCTTCATAAACCATAAATAGAcgaattcgaaaaaaataaaaaatgcacCCGTGTTGCGccatgtttaaaaatttaaaaataaatctcgTTACTATGGTAACTTCGAATTGAATTAGCTCCATCTATGCGGAGGAGAACGAAGTTTTTAATTGacttaatatttaatagatggcgggttataaaattaattttaaataaatttgtttatatttattgttagaaatcttataaaaagatataaactctgttattttttttaacattataaaGGCGTACATAAACTCGTCTTTTCACCATCTCAAATAATCCTCACCCCTCTCCTCAACACACaaatcaaattgaaataattatttttttaaatgcgcAAAAATTGGTAAACAAATACGAAAAGCAACATccctttttgtttaaaacggCACAAGATAAACATGTATAATACGTGAAAAACTTAACAAATAcgtagataataataatagttaataaataagCGAGTACAAGGTATTAGGAGTAACATTATAGCGTAGCagagtaaaaaaataatatagttTTGGACAGATGATGACAGTATtgttttgtaacatttttttgtaacgattttttttatacttgcACCCTTTAAAAAGAGTATGAATCacagaaagaaaataaaaccaaaaaaataaataaatgcgattgaaaaaccaaaaaaaatcttcaatcTTCATCTTTGAATCGCCTATAAATCGCTTGAACATAAGTAAAGACGCATTTCCAATCCGGTTTGCTTATGGCTACCATGTCGTCAACGTCAAGAAGTGGAGCTATCCCCGCCTTATCTCTAAAAATacacattaacattaataataaattaataacacaAATCGAGTTGATTCTTACTCGGCTGTTTGAAAGGCGAGGGTAAAATTATGCCTTCGATTCTTCGGGTTGAGGGCATCATAGTCGAAAGCTTCCGGTAAGAAATGGTGGATTAAGGCGCAAAATGCCATGCCATCTGCCCAGCTTGTCGAAAAGTTATCTAATTGGACGTtctaaaaagataataaacaataatttaataaaaaaaaatttattttgatttttaaagttaatgatAAGCAGAAATCACCAATTAGACACACCAACACCGCAAAAGATACCaatcacaaaataaaaaacaccGATTCTTTTTGAAAACTAAATCTACCTGGTATCCATAGGTTTTCCTTTGACACCACTGCAATAACCTCTGTTTGATCGTGTTCGCGCTTTGATTTAGGGCGGGATCAGTGAATTTAAAGAAGGAACCGCTCCCCGTAGGCGTTTTAGGAGTGCTGCGATAGGAGACAGTCAagcatattatttttttaatctattttgaACGCGaagagtttttaaaaaattaacgttCCAACATTGAAAGTTAGTCACAAagtaattcttaattttttttcttgattatGGTTTTTTTACTTGATGAGAGAATGattatttcgatttaaaaaattaccttGGTGGCGAATTTAGACTGTTCTGCTTATCCAGTTGTCTAAATTTAGCGAATGGAGACATcggtttttttgttatttgttcGGTTGTCACTCGAGaagttactaaaaaaaataaataaataaataaataattaaaataattttttttatgacattttaacctagaaattttaaatacaaccgtgacttttttatatttgtcaacgtcaaattttttttgtcaaacataataaaacaaaattcccTGTTAATTGTGTCAAGTGTCATTAAGgtttaaacaatttgacaagtttttgacatattttctCTCTTAGGTTAGaatcttattttaaaatagctTTATTTTCAGCTTCTTTCATCACTCATAAATGtagagcctcggccgcaaacgaTGTCGGCTTAATCACTTTAAAACCCGCCATTTTCTGCcattaaacgtgatataaaCGCAAAGCACGTTTTCTTATTCATTTATAGTAGGACGTCGACTACATAGTTTTGATTGAATAACAGTTTtgattttgactttgatctTGAATAAATGATCACTACAACTAGTATCATTTGGGATTAGCCGCAAGGTCTGTAGAccatgttctatagaccttggaTTAGCCGCACGTCACCAGCTGATTGTATGTCGAAATCCCACCGTAAGATGGCATTAGCGTCTatactgaaataatttaattaaactaacaattttattattaatagtgggAATGATGAGAgacaacaataacaattattatcagtatcattcttttaatttaaaaagtataaattcaattagtgttatatttttaaatttgccgctaacttcaatttttaaaattataaagttgAAGTTTGTTCAGTATGACAGAtaaaaacgtcattttaaagtgatttttcggtaagagtatgttaaa from Onthophagus taurus isolate NC chromosome 5, IU_Otau_3.0, whole genome shotgun sequence harbors:
- the LOC111419386 gene encoding bifunctional coenzyme A synthase-like isoform X2 — protein: MIVKTGLLIVSNPKHIGKVLATIKTHVNNTLYIQLLSALQEPFGSFQPNIYTSSPKFSKTINGIYSQVAYFCEELDVRVLLSGLKYNNLTSINTQRPVDLVIFDKPHQKEDIDAFIKKKINNITSKCGILTIDSGEFEPESVNNESLKIYKHTVLGGTFDRLHIAHKLLLTEAALRTNSKITVGVTDDKMLEGKLLSELVEPLQKRIEVVKDFLMDINGELETNVVPISDPMGPTKNDNTMELLIVSEETMKGGKKVNEVRLSNKLKPLDVFCVKLIDEPHPSKNEETKISSSTSRMRILGTLLKPVENKMIYPKGPYVIGLTGGIASGKSGVSNYLQTLGAMTINCDLLAHSLYKPGELCYQKLIETFGKSILTETGEINRKILGGIVFSNKSELNKLNSILWPAIKAEVIKKIQTSNSQVVVVEAAVLLAAGWTDCCDEIWTTIVPKDEAIKRLQSRNNLSVDEAKSRLDAQMSNRDYVKASHVVFCTLWEVEYTRQQVDKAWGLLMGRMDSAKLREKL
- the LOC111419386 gene encoding bifunctional coenzyme A synthase-like isoform X1 — translated: MIVKTGLLIVSNPKHIGKVLATIKTHVNNTLYIQLLSALQEPFGSFQPNIYTSSPKFSKTINGIYSQVKIDYQIYQFNLNKFKVAYFCEELDVRVLLSGLKYNNLTSINTQRPVDLVIFDKPHQKEDIDAFIKKKINNITSKCGILTIDSGEFEPESVNNESLKIYKHTVLGGTFDRLHIAHKLLLTEAALRTNSKITVGVTDDKMLEGKLLSELVEPLQKRIEVVKDFLMDINGELETNVVPISDPMGPTKNDNTMELLIVSEETMKGGKKVNEVRLSNKLKPLDVFCVKLIDEPHPSKNEETKISSSTSRMRILGTLLKPVENKMIYPKGPYVIGLTGGIASGKSGVSNYLQTLGAMTINCDLLAHSLYKPGELCYQKLIETFGKSILTETGEINRKILGGIVFSNKSELNKLNSILWPAIKAEVIKKIQTSNSQVVVVEAAVLLAAGWTDCCDEIWTTIVPKDEAIKRLQSRNNLSVDEAKSRLDAQMSNRDYVKASHVVFCTLWEVEYTRQQVDKAWGLLMGRMDSAKLREKL